The candidate division KSB1 bacterium genome includes the window ATGACTTTGCCGTCGTTTTTGTTATTCTTCAGATCTTCCGTGATGATGTTGCGGATAAAGTTGGGCACGGGTTTGGAATCCTTTTGAGCCGAATCCGGGTTTTCTTTTTTTATATTAGTTGTTTCGTTACTCATTTCTTTTTTTTCATATTTTATGGTGCAAAAATTTCATTTAATATTGCCAGCACCTCACTTTGTGCTTTATTACTAATTTTTCCTAACTTTTCAATCAACCGGACTTTGTCAATTGTACGTAACTGATCCAGAACAATATATCCATCTTTCCCTTGAAACTTGCAACTCACGCGTGTGGGAAAATCATGACGTTTAGTTGTCATCGGTGCAATCATTACCGTAGAAATAAACCGATTCATTTCATCAGGGGAGATGATTAGGCAAGGTCTGGTCTTTTTGATTTCTCTTCTTTTTGTGGGATCAAGATTCACCAGAAAGACATCAAAACGCTCTGCTTTCATTTACCAGACCCAATCGTCTTGATCCCAACTGCTTTGGTAGGGCAGTTCTTCCTTATCAAGCAGTTGATCTTCTCCTTGTTTGGCCATCTTATGAAAGGCCTCTTCCCAACCCTGTCGTGGCTTTCTAACCGGTCTGATAATAATTTGTTCTTTGCTGACTTTGAGCTCAACTTCTTCACCGAGTCCGCTTTGCTCTAACAAGACTTTTGGGATTCGAACGCCCTGAGAGTTTCCGATTTGTATGATGCGAGTTTTCATAATTACAATGTAAGTACTTTGATTTAAATTTTCAATATTTTTTTCTAAGTTCCTTGCTCGCTATCAAGAATTAAACGTCCGATCCCGATTTTTCTTTGAAGCGTTTTATTTTGAGGTCCAATTCATCAAAAGCAACTCCCGCCTCTTTAAACTTACCTTCTTTGACTTGTCTTTTCCCAAGTTCAACAACTTTCAATAGAGCAAGGGCATCATGTGTCCTTTCATAGGTCTCGATATCTTGTAAAACAGCTTTGGCCTTGCCGTTTTGTGTGATTACAATGGTCCCTTTCAACTCATTGACAACCTTATTGGCATTGTGCTTTAACTCGCTAATTGGGAGCAGAGATTTGCTTAATTTCATCGCTTGAAGGTCTCCTTATTAAATCGTATTTGGCCGTAAATATAACCAAAATATTGACTATTGCCAAGTTTGTTAAATATTGATTTACAATCTCCTTCCCAAGCTCCTGCTTGGGAAGGAAAAGTACAGAGCCATCAAAAAAAATGATGCAGAGCTTCCAATCAATTGTGTTCCCAAGCGGGAGCTTGGGAACGAGGATTCTCGCCGGAAAGACGTGTAGGGGTTGGCCTATAACTCGGGCGAGTTAAATCCCCCTAGCCCCCTTTTACAAAAAGGGGGAATCCAAATTGAGCGGAGGGCGACCCCGGCCCGACTTTCCTTCATTTTTTTTATAATAATGAAATCGGGACGGAGGCGCCCGTAGCCCGTGGAGGACCCCCGATCCCGACATTCCTTTTAAAAATATAATAATGAAGTCGGGAGAGGAGGCCGGAACGGGTCCATCATTTCAAAGAATTATGCACAACGGTAATAGAATAAATCTGTTTCTATCCCCCGGTAGAGGGTTAATTTGCAAACATTTCTTTCTAAGTCCCTCCCTCTTCATTGGTTCGATACTTTTCAAACCAGACGAGAATATGGGCAACTTTTGCGATTAAATTGCTGGGGCGCCGGGTGATGCCATGCGACG containing:
- a CDS encoding type II toxin-antitoxin system PemK/MazF family toxin; this encodes MKAERFDVFLVNLDPTKRREIKKTRPCLIISPDEMNRFISTVMIAPMTTKRHDFPTRVSCKFQGKDGYIVLDQLRTIDKVRLIEKLGKISNKAQSEVLAILNEIFAP
- a CDS encoding AbrB/MazE/SpoVT family DNA-binding domain-containing protein gives rise to the protein MKTRIIQIGNSQGVRIPKVLLEQSGLGEEVELKVSKEQIIIRPVRKPRQGWEEAFHKMAKQGEDQLLDKEELPYQSSWDQDDWVW
- a CDS encoding type II toxin-antitoxin system Phd/YefM family antitoxin, with translation MKLSKSLLPISELKHNANKVVNELKGTIVITQNGKAKAVLQDIETYERTHDALALLKVVELGKRQVKEGKFKEAGVAFDELDLKIKRFKEKSGSDV